From a region of the Listeria monocytogenes ATCC 19117 genome:
- the clpP gene encoding ATP-dependent Clp endopeptidase proteolytic subunit ClpP: protein MNLIPTVIEQTSRGERAYDIYSRLLKDRIIMLGSAIDDNVANSIVSQLLFLDAQDPEKDIFLYINSPGGSISAGMAIYDTMNFVKADVQTIGMGMAASMGSFLLTAGANGKRFALPNAEIMIHQPLGGAQGQATEIEIAARHILKIKERMNTIMAEKTGQPYEVIARDTDRDNFMTAQEAKDYGLIDDIIINKSGLKG from the coding sequence ATGAACTTAATTCCAACAGTAATCGAACAAACTAGCCGCGGTGAACGTGCATACGACATTTATTCCCGTTTATTAAAAGACAGAATTATTATGTTAGGATCTGCAATTGATGATAACGTGGCGAATTCGATCGTTTCTCAATTACTCTTCTTAGATGCACAAGATCCTGAAAAAGATATTTTCCTATATATCAATTCACCAGGTGGAAGTATTTCAGCTGGTATGGCCATTTACGATACAATGAATTTCGTTAAAGCGGACGTACAAACTATCGGCATGGGTATGGCAGCTTCCATGGGCTCATTCTTACTAACAGCTGGTGCAAATGGCAAACGGTTTGCCTTGCCAAACGCTGAAATTATGATTCACCAACCACTTGGTGGCGCTCAAGGTCAAGCGACTGAAATCGAAATCGCTGCTCGCCACATTTTAAAAATCAAAGAACGTATGAATACGATTATGGCTGAGAAAACTGGTCAACCGTATGAAGTCATTGCTCGTGATACAGATCGTGATAATTTCATGACTGCACAAGAAGCAAAAGATTACGGCTTAATTGATGATATCATCATTAACAAATCTGGCTTAAAAGGCTAA
- a CDS encoding amino acid permease: protein MTKVNSFFRKKSFHNPATDKHHLNKTLGAFDLTMLGVGAVVGGGIFILPGQVASVIAGPGIIISFIIAGIACCLAALCYSEFASKLPVAGSAYTYSYHVFGEGVAWILGWSLILEYGLAVAAIASGWSSYMKSLLAGFDLHIPTVISSAYDPSAGTYFDLLAFVVVMVIGILLSFGIRESTRVNNIMVLVKIAVVVLFILVGAFYVKPDNWTPFLPFGVQGVITGASTVFFAYIGFDAVSSAAEEVKNPQKNMPIGIISSLAICTLLYILLSAVLTGVVPYTDLVDVSAPVAFALQAINQNWIAGLLSVGAIVGMTTVVLVMSYGGTRLLFAMGRDGLLPKSFSKISKNDTPVRNTMIFATVMGLIASTVPMADLAQLINIGTLFAFAMVSIGIFFLRRNPDLNQKGFRTPFYPVVPALSFLLCVYLMINLSKTTWIAFGIWFVIGILVYTFYGRKHSALRIK from the coding sequence ATGACGAAAGTTAATTCTTTTTTCAGAAAAAAGAGTTTTCATAACCCAGCGACAGATAAACATCATCTGAACAAAACGTTAGGAGCGTTTGATTTAACGATGCTTGGAGTCGGAGCGGTTGTTGGGGGAGGGATATTTATTCTTCCAGGGCAGGTAGCTTCTGTCATTGCGGGACCAGGAATTATTATTTCTTTTATTATTGCGGGAATTGCTTGCTGTTTGGCGGCATTATGTTATTCGGAATTTGCTTCTAAATTACCAGTCGCAGGTAGCGCATATACTTACAGTTACCATGTGTTCGGGGAAGGTGTTGCATGGATTTTAGGGTGGTCGCTGATTTTAGAATATGGTCTGGCTGTTGCTGCAATCGCAAGTGGTTGGTCTTCTTATATGAAGAGTCTACTAGCAGGATTTGACTTACATATTCCAACGGTGATTTCTTCAGCTTATGACCCGAGTGCCGGAACCTATTTTGATTTACTTGCATTTGTAGTAGTTATGGTAATTGGTATTTTACTTAGTTTTGGTATTCGTGAATCCACACGAGTGAATAATATTATGGTGTTAGTAAAAATTGCAGTGGTTGTATTATTTATTTTAGTAGGAGCTTTCTATGTGAAACCTGATAATTGGACGCCGTTCTTGCCGTTTGGTGTACAAGGAGTCATTACAGGAGCTTCCACAGTTTTCTTTGCTTATATCGGCTTTGATGCTGTATCAAGTGCCGCGGAAGAAGTGAAAAATCCACAAAAAAATATGCCAATAGGAATTATTTCTTCACTGGCAATCTGTACACTACTTTATATTTTACTTTCTGCAGTACTTACAGGGGTTGTTCCTTATACGGATTTAGTTGATGTTAGTGCACCAGTTGCTTTCGCGCTTCAAGCTATTAATCAAAACTGGATTGCGGGCTTGTTGTCAGTTGGTGCGATTGTTGGGATGACAACGGTTGTACTTGTTATGTCTTATGGTGGTACACGCTTGTTATTTGCAATGGGACGTGACGGATTATTACCAAAATCGTTCTCAAAAATAAGCAAAAATGATACACCTGTGAGAAATACGATGATTTTTGCGACAGTAATGGGACTAATTGCTTCTACTGTACCGATGGCAGATTTAGCACAATTAATTAATATTGGTACGTTGTTTGCTTTTGCGATGGTTTCTATTGGGATTTTCTTTTTACGGAGAAATCCAGACTTGAATCAAAAAGGATTTAGAACGCCATTTTATCCAGTAGTACCAGCACTTTCCTTTTTGCTTTGTGTATATTTAATGATTAACTTATCTAAAACAACATGGATTGCATTCGGTATTTGGTTTGTGATAGGAATACTAGTGTATACATTCTACGGAAGAAAACATTCAGCGCTTCGTATAAAATAA